A single genomic interval of uncultured Fretibacterium sp. harbors:
- a CDS encoding PHP domain-containing protein: MIRINLHIHSTCSDGAFAPSELACLLHKHKVAVASLTDHDTVDGVVPFLSGCRRFNIRGVPGIELSSTSPKGELHILGYRFDLDSPELDEVLAQYRSARRKRNWEICERLRGLGISISMADVEAHARGIVGRPHIAQALWERGYALSIRDAFSRYLGQGGSAYVSRSLLSTEDAIRVIREAGGLPVWAHPFSSLTDPRDFEPVLDRLKEMGLWGVECWFQGAEPAQTWRCLNESGKRGLYTTAGTDFHGHPGHPAKISGCLVRDDLLPWARFCGWL; this comes from the coding sequence TTGATCCGGATCAATCTGCATATCCACAGCACCTGTTCCGACGGGGCCTTTGCCCCGTCGGAATTGGCGTGTCTGTTGCACAAACACAAAGTCGCCGTCGCCTCCCTGACGGACCACGACACCGTCGACGGCGTCGTGCCGTTCCTCTCGGGCTGCCGTCGGTTCAATATTCGTGGTGTCCCGGGAATCGAGCTCTCGTCCACCTCGCCGAAGGGGGAACTGCATATCCTGGGCTATCGCTTCGACCTCGATTCCCCTGAGCTCGACGAGGTCCTGGCGCAGTACCGAAGTGCGCGCCGGAAGAGAAACTGGGAGATCTGCGAGCGCCTTCGCGGGCTTGGAATCTCGATTTCGATGGCGGACGTCGAGGCGCACGCGAGGGGCATCGTGGGGCGGCCCCACATCGCGCAGGCGCTCTGGGAGAGGGGGTATGCCCTCTCGATTCGGGATGCGTTCTCGCGCTACCTCGGCCAGGGCGGCTCCGCCTACGTGTCGCGTTCCCTCCTGTCCACGGAGGACGCCATCCGCGTCATCCGCGAGGCGGGGGGGCTGCCGGTCTGGGCTCACCCCTTCAGCTCCCTGACCGACCCCAGGGACTTCGAGCCCGTTCTGGACCGACTGAAGGAGATGGGGCTCTGGGGGGTGGAGTGCTGGTTTCAGGGTGCGGAGCCGGCGCAGACGTGGCGCTGCCTGAACGAGTCTGGAAAACGCGGGCTCTACACGACTGCGGGGACGGACTTTCATGGACATCCAGGGCACCCGGCCAAGATATCGGGGTGCCTGGTGAGGGACGATCTCTTGCCGTGGGCCCGTTTCTGCGGCTGGCTTTAG